The genomic region AACCCCATCTGATGCCAGTAAGGGTAGGGGGGCGTGCGGCTGCTGACGGCATCCAGCCGGGCGATCTGGCCTGGCGTCAGGGTCCAGCCGATGGCTCCCAGGTTCTGGCGCAGCTGTTCTTCGGTCCGCGCGCCGATGAGCACATTCGCCACTGTTGGCCGCTGCAGAAGCCAGTTGAGGGCTACTTGCGGCACGGTTTTTCCGGTCTCGCCGGCAATTTCATCCAGAACATCCACCACACCATACAGGTATTCGTCAGGAACAGGAGGCCCGCCGACCGCGCCGCCCTCCCTGATGCGTCCGGAGGGGAGGGGTTGTCCCCGGCGGATTTTGCCCGTCAGGCGGCCCCAGCCCAGCGGACTCCAGACCATCAGGCCGAGGCCCTGGTCCAGGTTCAGGGGCATCAGCTCCCACTCGTAATCCCGTGAGACCAGGGAATAGCAGCCCTGATAGATCACATACCGCGCCAGGCCGTATTTTTCTGACGTGGCCAGCGATTTCATCACGTGCCAGCCGGAAAAGTTGGAACAGCCGATGTAGCGCACCTTGCCGCTCTGGACCAGGGTATCCAGCGCGGCCAGGGTTTCGTCCACAGGCGTCAGGGCATCAAAGCCGTGCATGAAATAAATATCGATGTGGTCGGTGCCGAGGCGTTTCAGGCTGGCCTCGCACGCATTGATCAGGTGCCAGCGGGATGAGCCCACATCGTTGGGGCCGCTGCCTGTGCTGAATGTGGCCTTGGTGGAAATCAGCGCCTGGCCGCGGCGGCCTTTCAGCGCCCTGCCCAGGATTTCCTCGGACGCGCCTGCAGAATAGGCATCCGCCGTGTCAAACAGAATAACGCCGGCGTCCAGGCAGATATCCACCAGCCGTGAGGCCCCTTTCACATCCGTGTGGCCCCAGGGTTTGAAAAAGTCTGTGGTACCGCCGAATGTCGCCGTGCCGAAACTGAGGACGGGAATTTTCAGGCCGCAGCGACCCAGCTGTCTGTAGTCCATGTTACTCGACCATGGTTTTGAATCCGCCCCAGGCCATGCGCTTCATTTCAAAAGGCATGTTGTTCGGGTCGCAGGAATCTTTTATGCGGGGATCAGCCATGACTTTGGCATTCACTTCGTCCCGATGCTCGCGGGATTTATAGACGATGAAAGAAAACAGGACGGTTTCGTCGGGTTTCAGGCTGGTCAGCTGGGGGAAGGTGAGGCCGCCAAAGCCCTTGTCGGCCAGATCATCGCCCATGCATTCCTTGTAGTCCAGTGCGCCGTATTCCTTCCACACCTTGCGGGCCGCTTCCGCCATCTTCCAGTAGGCGTCCAGATTTTTCGTGGGCACCATCAGCACAAATCCGTCAACATAGGTCATCAGGTTTTCCTTTCTGTTTTAGAGGTGCTCCCAGCTGATGAAACATTTCTGTCTGGTCTTTGTTCAATCCGCTGGCTGTTTCTGAAGCCATCAATAATTTTCTGAAAAGCCTCCGGCAAGGGATCAATAGTCCATGTCCCTGTCTTGTGCCGGATCTCATCCGCAAGGCCCGTTTTTCCTGTAGAGGCGACGACGATGACGGTGGCTCCCCTGTCGATAGCGGTGCGGGCCTCGTCCAGAGTATAGACCTGCGCGATCCGGGATGTGTCAGAAGTCAGCCGGGCGGCAGCGTTCATGGCAGCCTCGCCAGCTCCCACAACAGGTATTTTTACAGCTTTTCGGGCGTCCCCCAGGCCGGGCTGGGAGAAACAGTCGATGATGACCGCATCCACGCCTTCCCGTTCGGCCTCGATAACTTTTTTTACGACAAAGGGCGCCGCCTGCCGGGTGTCTTCGGCTGTCTGGATACTGACGGGGCCGTTGTCAATCACGCGGTGGCTGATGACCAGTCCTGGCAGAAGCGGCGTGTACCGCTTCCGGTAAACGGCAATCTCCTCCGAAATATCAAGCGCCGGATCGGCGTTGGGCGTGATCAGCCGGATGTGAAAGGAGTGTGTGGTCATTATCATGTCCGGTTCAGGTCAGAGCAGCGCAGCGCTTCATATTTTGCCACAGAGATAGCTGTTCCGGAAACCGGGATATTAATTTCTTGACATATCACAACACGTCCATTATTCTGGACATATGGATATACAGAAAGCCCTTGTCGCCTTTGATGCCCTGTCCCAGGAAACGCGCCTGCGGGTATTTCGCATGCTGACGGAATATGGCTTCGAGGGCGTTCCTGCGGGAAAAATCAGCAAGTCGCTGAAAATTCCCCACAACACCCTGTCGTTTCACCTGAACCATATGAGCCACGCCGGTCTGGTGCTGTCCCGGCGCGAGGGGCGCTCGATCATCTACAGCGCCAATTTCGAATTCTTCACCGGTCTTCTGCGCTTTATGGTCGAGGACTGCTGCCGTGTGGAATTTGCCCGTATCCGCCAGGACAGAAACAGGGGCACGTCTGTCATCGAGCTGGCGCCCTGCTGCCCGCCTCAACGGAAGGAGAAAAAATCATGAAACGCCTGCATGTGCATATCAGTGTGGATAATCTTGCCGACAGCATGAATTTCTATTCAGCCCTGTTTGGCGCCCAGCCCGTCAGGACAAAGCCGGATTATGCCAAATGGATGCTGGACGATCCGCGGGTCAATTTTGCCATCTCGACCCGCGCGGGGAAGAAAGGTGTTGATCATCTGGGCATCCAGGTGGATGACGCTTCTGAACTTGCGGCGTTGCGCGACCAGCTGTCTGAAGCCGACCTGACGACGCACAGTGAAGGGGAGGCGGTGTGCTGCTACGCCCGGTCTGAAAAATCGTGGGTAACAGATCCAAACGGCATTCCTTGGGAGGCTTACCACACCATGGAAAACGCCCAGGTTTTTTTCAGCAAGGAAGATAAAAGCAAAGGCGTCTGCTGCGCCCCGGAAACCGGTGCGGTTTCATCCTGCAGCATCAGGCAGGGTGGGTGACGGTCAGAAAGTCATCCTGGTTCAAAAAGCATATCCACCCAGCCGTCGTCCGTTTCATCAGAAGGGGCTGGCGCCTTCCCGGAGTGATCCGGTGTTTTGGGGGCGGCGTCTGTCTTCCATGACCAGCGGATATTCATCACCAGCGGCGTGTCTTTGGCCTGTCCGGCGTTGTTCCAGGTCGGAAGGGTGGCCACATCATTCCGGGTGACTGAAAACGTTCCATCCTTGCCGGGTTTGATATCCTTGAGAACAAGGGGTTGGGCCATCGCGAAAAGATCCGTCTCTTTCAGGACAGCGGTACCGTTTGCGGTCAGGGGCATGGACAGGCGGTTTGCATGTCCCAGGCGCAGCGCCCAGGTCTTTGTCTCTGTGTCGTAGGTCAAGGCCGTGTTGCACATGAATCCGCCCCTGTCTTTCTGCGTGACTGTGCGGGAGGAGCGAAGATCAGCGTTATTGATTTTGTCACTGATCGACGCAGTGCCCTGGGCGCAGTTTTTGCGCTGTGCGCTGGTTTCTACATCATCCTCGATGTCTGAAACATCCGGCAGCCAGTTCACATAGCGGCCTTCTGACATGTCTTCCATATATCCGCCAGTCTCCACGTGAATACCGGAGCGTTTTGCCATTTTGGTATCGCCGTATTCGATGGTGGCCCCATGGCCCAGCCCGTTATCAGGCCCTCTTAGATATACGACTTTCCCGTCTGCTGAGGATTCCTGATGCAATGTTTGTCCGGAAGCATCTTCCTGCTGCTTTGCTCCGGCTTGCAGCTTGCGCAGAATATCTGCGTGATCTTTCGCCTCATCTTCCGGGAAGTCTTCGTCATCCATGGGGGTGGTAGCTGCATTGAAGGGGATCGGCCCCGGGTTGATGAGAGGAAGGGAAAAACTGACCTGGCGGTTGACAGAAATTCCTTTTGCTGCGCTTTCCGGTGTACTGGTCAGGGTGATCGTCACGTCCAGCACGCCCTGTTCCATTTTTTCATCATGGTCGATGGCGCTGCTTTCAGGTAAGGGGCCGGTATCATAGGTAAGGCCCAGGCCCCATCCCCCGGTATCGGATGAACGCGTATCGCTGTCGCGGGAGGCGAGGGCATAGCCGCTGCCTCCCAGCACTGCCAGAGCCAGACTGCCGAGAATGATAAATTTTGACGTGCGCATGAAAAATTCCTTCAATAAAAAATTGATAACTGTACGACACTGTAAATCAGGGCGTTTTTTGGTCAAGGGGAGTTGCGGCCCAGGTCTTAAGGGCCTGCTTATGGTAAGGGCTGACTGGCTGGAGAATAACCACACACCCTGGCTGTAACCTTTACGGCATGGGAGGTCGTGGGGTCTACAGCTGTGGTCATAAGGGCATCTGCCAGGGATTCCAGAACTTGCTCGAAGCCGGCTTCCGGCCCGTTCTCTTTGATGATCCGGCAACACTGCTCAAAACAGGAGGCGCCCAGGGAAAGGATTCTGCGTCTTGCATGGCCAAGCGCAAGCAGATTTTCCTCTGTGCTCTCATATGTCATAAAATCACTTGGCCTGTTTGCCCAGAGCAGACATTGAAGCATTCTGGAATAATAGAGGCGTACAGGGTCTGTCCCTTCAGGCACAGACTGAAAACTCTTTTCCATGTTTTCCAGAAGGGACGGTACGTCTGCAAGTCTCAGAAAGGGCTGCGGCCCCGACGAAAGATCCGGCCTGCATAACAGTGCTACGGGGATAACAAGTTGTACAGGAAGCCCCATTTCTTTCGCCATAATCTGGCAGATTTCCAGAAGCGGGGCAAAACTCCGTCTGCCTGTTCTGTTTGCGAGAAGAGACTTTGCCTTTTCACAGGCGTAATGAAAATAACGGATTCTGGTATCCATTCTTTCCTGGCTGATTGATTTCTCCTCCAGATCGTGCTGGAAACCAGGTTCAAAAAGCTCCTGGTTTTCTTCCCAGACCAGATACTGAAGAACGATTGTATAATTTTTGACAAGCTCAGCCCTGAGCTTGTTGAGGCCCTCTTCATCGTCCTGTGGAACCGACAGATTTTCTGTACCAACATCAATCATGGGCAATATCCGGAAAAGTGCTTTTTATATACCCGAAGCCCCTGCTGCCGCCGCCTGGCAAAGGGGGGTACTTCATCGGAGGGTGTCCGGTCAAAACGGGTTCCGGTCCCGGAGCATTTTTATCTCCGTTTCTCCCGCGGCAGAGCCATCCGCCATTTATCCTTGGGCTGGCCGTCGATGGTAACGGTGTTGGCGAGGACTTCCTCAATCTCAAAGCCGCATTTTCTGAAGAAGGCGATGGCGCGGGTATTGTCCGCTCGCACGATCAGCCAGATTTTCTGCAAGTCCAGTTCTGTAAAGCCATACTGAAGGAGAAGACCCATCGCTTCTTTTCCCAGCCCTTGTCCATGGAGGGAAGGCTCGCCGGGCACCAGGCTGACCTCTGCCGCATTGTCTCTGAAATTCCGGAATCCGCCACAGCCGATAGGACGGCCTTTTTTGTCCTCAATCAACACCGCCAGTTCCGGGCTGTCAGGCTCGCCCGTACGACGGATAAACGCCTGAATATCCTCCAGCGGAATATGCCCCTGTCCTGCCAGCGGCAGATAACGCGTCACGTCCGGATTTTTCCACCACGCGAAGTAATACGGTGCATCGGCCAGCACGGGCTTGCGGATGGAGATGTTGGGACCGGTGAGATGCAATGAATTTTACCCCAATCTGAAAGACTGAACCTTTTTCACGATGGAAATGAAGTTGAGCGGATCGAGGCCAGCGCGACCCACGAATACGCCGTCGGTTCTGCTGCTATGAAGATAGTCCGTGCAGTTATCCAGCGTGACACTTCCGCCATATAGAACAGTTGGCGCAAATCGGTGTGTGTTTTGCAGGTATTCTTTCAGTTGCCGGATCACTGTCACTGCGTGGGAAGAACTGGCAGCCGCGCCTTTTTCCCCCACGGACCAGACAGGAACATAGGAAAAGACAATGCGGGAGGGGTCGTGACCAGCAGCAGCCCTGACAATGCTTTCGGCCTGTTTTTTGATAAAGGGCAGAGCCTCTTCAGGGCCGGACTGTTGCAGCTCGCCCATGCAGACGATGGGCCTTAAATCGTATTTCAGAGCCTGGGTGACTTTCTGGGCGACGGTTTCGTCAGTTTCGTTATAGTCACGCCGGCGCTCGGAATGGCCCAGCACAACCGCGCCACAGCCGCAGTCTTTCAGCATGGCGGCGGAAATCTCACCCGTAAAAGCACCTGCGTCCTGCCCGTGCATGTTCTGCGCCGCCAGCAGGATATTGCTGTCTTCCAGTTGTTTCCCCGCTGCGTACAAGGCCGTAAACGGCGGCGCGATAAAGATCTGAATATTGTTTGGCAGATTTTCAGCCAAGAGCTGGCGGCAGTACGTCTCCACCTCCGCCACTGTCTTGTTCATCTTGAAACTGGTGCCGACCCAGAGCATTTTATCCAATCTTCCCCTCAATTGCCTTCAGCGCGTCCTGTGCCTTTGCACCATCGGGGCCGCCGGCCTGGGCCATGTCAGGGCGGCCA from Pseudomonadota bacterium harbors:
- a CDS encoding DUF1428 domain-containing protein gives rise to the protein MMTYVDGFVLMVPTKNLDAYWKMAEAARKVWKEYGALDYKECMGDDLADKGFGGLTFPQLTSLKPDETVLFSFIVYKSREHRDEVNAKVMADPRIKDSCDPNNMPFEMKRMAWGGFKTMVE
- a CDS encoding helix-turn-helix domain-containing protein — protein: MDIQKALVAFDALSQETRLRVFRMLTEYGFEGVPAGKISKSLKIPHNTLSFHLNHMSHAGLVLSRREGRSIIYSANFEFFTGLLRFMVEDCCRVEFARIRQDRNRGTSVIELAPCCPPQRKEKKS
- the tpiA gene encoding triose-phosphate isomerase; this translates as MLWVGTSFKMNKTVAEVETYCRQLLAENLPNNIQIFIAPPFTALYAAGKQLEDSNILLAAQNMHGQDAGAFTGEISAAMLKDCGCGAVVLGHSERRRDYNETDETVAQKVTQALKYDLRPIVCMGELQQSGPEEALPFIKKQAESIVRAAAGHDPSRIVFSYVPVWSVGEKGAAASSSHAVTVIRQLKEYLQNTHRFAPTVLYGGSVTLDNCTDYLHSSRTDGVFVGRAGLDPLNFISIVKKVQSFRLG
- a CDS encoding aldo/keto reductase, translating into MDYRQLGRCGLKIPVLSFGTATFGGTTDFFKPWGHTDVKGASRLVDICLDAGVILFDTADAYSAGASEEILGRALKGRRGQALISTKATFSTGSGPNDVGSSRWHLINACEASLKRLGTDHIDIYFMHGFDALTPVDETLAALDTLVQSGKVRYIGCSNFSGWHVMKSLATSEKYGLARYVIYQGCYSLVSRDYEWELMPLNLDQGLGLMVWSPLGWGRLTGKIRRGQPLPSGRIREGGAVGGPPVPDEYLYGVVDVLDEIAGETGKTVPQVALNWLLQRPTVANVLIGARTEEQLRQNLGAIGWTLTPGQIARLDAVSSRTPPYPYWHQMG
- a CDS encoding VOC family protein, coding for MKRLHVHISVDNLADSMNFYSALFGAQPVRTKPDYAKWMLDDPRVNFAISTRAGKKGVDHLGIQVDDASELAALRDQLSEADLTTHSEGEAVCCYARSEKSWVTDPNGIPWEAYHTMENAQVFFSKEDKSKGVCCAPETGAVSSCSIRQGG
- a CDS encoding GNAT family N-acetyltransferase, which produces MHLTGPNISIRKPVLADAPYYFAWWKNPDVTRYLPLAGQGHIPLEDIQAFIRRTGEPDSPELAVLIEDKKGRPIGCGGFRNFRDNAAEVSLVPGEPSLHGQGLGKEAMGLLLQYGFTELDLQKIWLIVRADNTRAIAFFRKCGFEIEEVLANTVTIDGQPKDKWRMALPREKRR
- a CDS encoding aspartate/glutamate racemase family protein, giving the protein MTTHSFHIRLITPNADPALDISEEIAVYRKRYTPLLPGLVISHRVIDNGPVSIQTAEDTRQAAPFVVKKVIEAEREGVDAVIIDCFSQPGLGDARKAVKIPVVGAGEAAMNAAARLTSDTSRIAQVYTLDEARTAIDRGATVIVVASTGKTGLADEIRHKTGTWTIDPLPEAFQKIIDGFRNSQRIEQRPDRNVSSAGSTSKTERKT